GTGCGGCGGCACGAAGCTGGTTAGGCGGCCCTTGGCTCTCACTCAGTACTCGCGCGGAACCCAGCTCTCGATCGTGGGGGTCTCCGAGGTCCTACTGTGTGAGCAGTGCGACGCCCGCATGGTCGAGTGGTCGTGCGACAAAGCCGTCCCCGTGAACTACCGGCCTGCCGCCACGGTGCCTGGTGCCGGCGATGTGGGCAACGACGCGGGCGGCGACGTGCTCATGACCCCCTGAGCACGGACTCCTCGCTTGTCTCACCGAACGTTCTAGCGGATGAGCAGGCGTGACGGCGATCGCGTGGTTCTGGCACGTGTTCCGAGCGCCGAGTCTGCTGGACGCCCTGGTCAGGCGGCACATTACCTATTCCCAGCGAAACAACCAGGCAGCGAGTGCGGTTCCCGCCACGAGCATGCCCCCGAGAACAGCCAGATGAGTCAGGTACGACTGCCAGCCCTCGCCGAGCCACAGGCCGCGGAACAGATCGACCATCTGGGTCAGGGGCAGCACACGGGCGACGTTCTGCGCCTCCTGCGGCAGGACCTCCAGCGGCACCGTCGCGCCGGAGAGTGCGAGTGACGGAAACGCGAGCACGTTCCCCACGACAATGGCCGTCTGGGCCGTCGGCTCGATGGAGGCGAGCGTGTAGCCGAGCGCCATGAACGCGAGCGCACCGAGGCAGATTGCCGCAAAGAGCCCGAACACGTCGCCCTGAAGCCGAACGCCGAACACGATCATTCCGGTCACGAACGCTAGAGCGATGCCAATCAGTGTCATGACGAGGTACACAGTCACGTCTGCGGCGATGTAGACGAGCGGACGAAGCGGCGTAGCCATGAAGCGCCTAAGTGCGCCTGACTCACGCAGGGTCACCGTGCCGATGGGCACGGAGAAGAGACCGACCATGCCTACGACGATGGCGGCGAACACGGGCAGGTTCGCGTCGAGATACCCCATGCCGCTGAGGGACGGTTCCGGGTCATTGCCGGCGATCGCGCCGATGAACAGCACGAACAGCGGCGCGAAGGCCAGGGTGAAGAACGCGCCCGCCGGGTCGCGCAGGTAGAGCTTGGCCAGGGCGCCCGTCAGCTTGAGGTAGGCGCGCATCGCCTACTCCCGCATCTCTTTGCCGGTGAGCGTGAGGAACACGTCCTCTAGCGTGGGCTGCTCGGTCCTCATGTCGCGGAACCGAACGCCGTCACATTCCAGTGCGTCGATCACAGTACTCACCAGAGATGTCTCCCGCCCGTACACGACCACCCGTTCCCCGATCTGCTCGGCGCGGATGACGTCGGGGAGCGACTGGAGGACGTGCGTATCGATGGCCCCGTCGGCCGAGAACGCCACGCGGTACTCGGCGCCAACCGAGCTTATGAGGCCGGCCACGGTGTCGAGTGCCACGATCGTCCCCTGGTCGATGATCGCGACCCGATCGCACAACCGCTCAGCTTCCTCCATGAAGTGCGTGGTCAGGACGACGGTCTTGCCCCGGTCGCGGATGCTGCGCACGATGTCCCACATCGCCCGACGAGCCTGCGGGTCCAGCCCCGTGGTGATCTCGTCCATGAAGACCAGGTCCGGATCGTTTACGAGCGAGAGCGCGATGAAGACCCGCTGCCGTTGGCCGCCGGAGAGCTTCGTAATGGGCATACGCTCGCTCGTATCAAGCCCTACGAGGTCGAGCAGCGAACGCCAGTCCACCGAGAGCTCGTAAAAGGCTGAGAACAGATCAAGCGCCTCGCCGACCCTGATGCGATCCGGGAGCGCGGCCGCCTGCAGTTACACGCCGATGCGCTGGCGCAGTTCATTAGCGTTCGCGACCGGATCAAGGCCGAGAACGCGAATGCTCCCGGCGTCGGGACGACGAAGTCCTTCCATACACTCTATCAGTGTCGTCTTGCCGGCACCGTTCGGCCCGACGATGCCGAATACCTCACCTTCCGCAACGTCGAGCGACACGCCGTCGACGGCGACAGTCTCACCGTACGTCTTACGCACACCGTCTACCGTGACGGCTGCCAGCATCCTGACTCCCTACTGCGCCGGTTGGTCACAACACCGAGGCCGCCTAACGCCTCAGCGCATCAGCGGCCGTCTCATATCAACGTTGCCCGGGATAAGCTGCGAGCGAAGCGAGTCAGCTTGATCCCGTTGTTGGACGGACAACGATGATTCTCCTGCACCTTCCGCCGACTTGTGCGCTGATTCCGTCCCCGATCCCCCGATAGCCTCAGCTCGCTGACCGCGGTGCGCGTATCCGGTACCACCCCACGTGCTCGTAGACGCTCGACCAGAGGAATCCGAGCCCGAAGGCGAAGAGCAGCTCCTCGATCGGTATCCCCGCTATGAGCACTCCCGACAGCCCCGGCAGGTTCCAGACGAGGCGGACGTAGTCGGGGAAGACGAGCACGAGGCTGAGGAAGTACGCGAAGTACAGCGCGGTGAAGATAAGCGCGCTGCCGACCATCTTGCCGATGAGGTCGGGGCGGCAGTACAGGGTGAACAGTCCGCCGAAGAGGAAGGCGATGATCGTGGAGTAGATCGGATTGAGCGGGGTCGCGACCCAGAGTGCGGCGAACACCAGCGGCGTCGACACCAGAGCCACCGAGTGAAGGCGGTGCCTCCTCGCGCTGCGGTCGGCCATCGCGACCTTTACGTGCTCGGGCCGAAGCAGCCACTCGTAGAGGATCACGGCCAGCCCGCCGACGCCGAAGGCGAACAGCACGCTCTCGATGTCGAAGCGCGTCCGTTGCGCGAGATCGAACAGCGTCGGCGGGTTCCAGTAGGCCGGTACGAACACGGGCTCAGTCAGGCCAAGGAGTCCCGTCCACCTACTCACCATGAGCATCTCACGACGGGCAAGGGGATCCCTCAGGGAGAGGTAGACGATCGCCCAGATTCCGAGCAGCAGTAGACTCCAGATCAGGAACGCGTACTGCAATCCTCACCCCCGTCCAGCCAACTTACTGGAGTGTAGCGCTTCTGGCTCGATCCGCGTGTTCGGCGACCGGCTCTACCGTCCGAGCACGACGTCGATGCCGAAGAGCACCAGGTCGAGCTTCTGCTCCGGCAGCATCCCCACCCGGTCGGTGAGTACGGCCTTGTCGAGCGTGACGATCTGATAGACGTTCGCGACCGGCGTCGTGCAGCAACAACCCCCGCAGAAAGAGCCACCCTGGGAGTGCCGAGACGGGTATTGTCCCTGTGGCAGCGACGAGAACTGTGCGGAAAGGACAGCGCGATGCGTGAGGCGACTACTGCGACCCATATCGTCCAGGTCGGGACAGTGGGCATCTCCGTTTCCGACCAGGACCGCGCCCTGGAGTTCTACGAAGGCAAGCTCGGATTCGAAGTACGCTTGGATGGGAGCCTTGGCGACGGCCAGCGATGGATCGAGGTGGCTCCTCCTGGCGCAATCACGACTATCGTCCTTGTTCGCGCCGACCAGGGACTGGTGACGGGGGTCGATACGCAGGTACGGTTCACCAGCACAAACGTGCAGGCTGACTACGACGCCCTGCGCGATCGTGGCATCGACGTCGATCCGGGAATCCTTCAGTACCCGGTGCCGATGTTTGCCTTCCGCGACCAAGACGACAACCGGCTCGTGGTGGTGGAGCGCCCGAACGAGTAGCTGCGGCCGGGTGCCCTCTCTTCAATCGTAGCGCTCGCGGCCGTCCGCTGAATGCCGGGGTTCGGTGAATGCCCTACTGGGGCCTTCTACCACTGACGAATCCGAGGAACGCAGAGCGCGTGGGCCCGGAAGCTACATCCACGAACCCCGCCTCGCTCAGCATCCCGGGGATGGCTGACAGGTCCGCTGACTGCATCATCTGGTGGTTGACCAGAGCGAAGACGACGTGCGGAATGCCGCCGCTCGGTCGCGTGAAGTCGGTCGCGAGCAGGAGTCCACCGGGCTTGAGCACTCGTAGGACCTCCGCGAACCCTTTGCGTTTCAAGTCCTCGGGGAGGTGGTGCATCATGAGCCGGTTCATGACCACATCGAAGGTGGAGTCCCCATACGGGAGCTCCTCGATCAGAGCGACTTCGAAGGTGGCTCGCGAACCCCTCCGGCCCGCGCTCCTGCGAGCTACTTCAATCATCTCCGGTGAGGCGTCTATCCCACGGACCGATCCCGACTCGCCCACGCGTTTGGCGGCGGTGAGCGTGAGGTCACCGGTCCCGCAACCGACATCGAGTACGTGGTCTTCCGGCTCGATTCCGGCCATGTCGACGATCATGCGGCTGTTGCGGCTGTCCACACCCAAACCGAACAGCCACGAGCAGACGTCGTACCTGCGCGCATGGTGGAGCGTGGCTCCGGCAGTCCGCGGCTCGCCGCCCACTGGGTCGCTTGCATGAGCCGCAGCCATGTCCCCCCCTCTGAGGTCGGGCGTTTCACCGAACGTGTTTGCGCGTCAGCTGCGGCGGACGCTGGCTTGAGTGTAGCGCTGCTGGCCATCTGCTGGACGCGCTGGTTCGGTGAGCAGGTGTGGGCCGCGTTACGCCTCGCCCAGCTGCGCCTTGAACTCGTCGTGCCTGGACGCCGCTTCCCTCACGTACGACGCGACGAGCATGACGTCGATGTCCTCGAGAGAAGGGAAGTCCAGGTTCGAGAGGTGACTCGTGCCGCTGCGAAGGCGACGAGCCGGGTCTTCCAGCAACGTCCCGTAGAGGAACCGCAACCGGAACGGCTTCTTGTGGGCGTCGATCGCGCAGACCCAATGCCGGAAGTCGCCGCTCAGCGCGTACATGAGCATGCCATACGAGATCTTCTTGACGAGTTCGGGCCAAGCCTGCATCACAGCAGCGTCCAGCGCGGTAGCCGCTGGTGCGAATTCGGCGTCTAAGCCGGCAACGTAGGCGTCGAGCACCGGATCACTCAAGTGTCGCCTCCCCTGTCTCACCGAACGCTCTTGGGCATCAGCTGCGGCGGATGCGCGTGCAGTAAGCGTAGCGCAGGTGGCCGTCTGTCTGGATGCGCGGGTTCGATATGCCTATCTGGCCCTGAAGACGCCGCCACTCAGAGTGATCTCGACCCCGGTTGCCCTTTCCTGACTGCTCTCGATGAGACCCCACGCGCTGTCGTGGCTGTCAAACACGACGGGCAGTATATGGTAGGCGAGGGCAGTCCCCAGTACGTCTGGGATGAAGAGGTTGAGCTGCGGGGTGAACGAGTCGTAACTGTATGACGAGGCGTGACCAGCCAACCGAGCGGTCTCGCCTTCGCTTATCGCCAGCCACCGCTCTGGGTCGCCGTCGACCCGAGGCGGTTGCCCCATGAGCAAGCTCGTGGGAATCGGCGCGTTGTCGTGATTCGCGTCCTGCTCGTTCATGTCTGGGTCGTACACTGCGTGGATTGCATCGGCTACCAAGAAGCTGTCGTGGATGCGGAAGGACACGGCCGCTCTGCCAGAGAGATTGGGGCCACCGGTCATGATTCCATCGCGCAGCTGCTTGGCCTCGAGGTCGCGCCCCTCGACGGTGATCACAGTCTCGTCGGGCACGAGGAGCGGAAGCGCGTGGTAGATGGTCAACGACGATAGCTGTTCTGGAACGACGAGGGTCGTCTGGTAGATGTCAGGACCCACTCCCCCGATGCGGACGACGGAGGCGCCGCCCGACATGAAGCCCGTCGCCTCAATCGAA
This Coriobacteriia bacterium DNA region includes the following protein-coding sequences:
- a CDS encoding ABC transporter permease, producing the protein MRAYLKLTGALAKLYLRDPAGAFFTLAFAPLFVLFIGAIAGNDPEPSLSGMGYLDANLPVFAAIVVGMVGLFSVPIGTVTLRESGALRRFMATPLRPLVYIAADVTVYLVMTLIGIALAFVTGMIVFGVRLQGDVFGLFAAICLGALAFMALGYTLASIEPTAQTAIVVGNVLAFPSLALSGATVPLEVLPQEAQNVARVLPLTQMVDLFRGLWLGEGWQSYLTHLAVLGGMLVAGTALAAWLFRWE
- a CDS encoding VOC family protein, with the protein product MREATTATHIVQVGTVGISVSDQDRALEFYEGKLGFEVRLDGSLGDGQRWIEVAPPGAITTIVLVRADQGLVTGVDTQVRFTSTNVQADYDALRDRGIDVDPGILQYPVPMFAFRDQDDNRLVVVERPNE
- a CDS encoding methyltransferase domain-containing protein encodes the protein MAAAHASDPVGGEPRTAGATLHHARRYDVCSWLFGLGVDSRNSRMIVDMAGIEPEDHVLDVGCGTGDLTLTAAKRVGESGSVRGIDASPEMIEVARRSAGRRGSRATFEVALIEELPYGDSTFDVVMNRLMMHHLPEDLKRKGFAEVLRVLKPGGLLLATDFTRPSGGIPHVVFALVNHQMMQSADLSAIPGMLSEAGFVDVASGPTRSAFLGFVSGRRPQ
- a CDS encoding DUF1801 domain-containing protein; the encoded protein is MQAWPELVKKISYGMLMYALSGDFRHWVCAIDAHKKPFRLRFLYGTLLEDPARRLRSGTSHLSNLDFPSLEDIDVMLVASYVREAASRHDEFKAQLGEA